TTGAAGAAATGGTTAATCTTTACAGTTTCGTTCCTAATCCCGGGCAAATTGTCCCTACTTTTTTGGGGATTTTAAATTTAGCCCAGCCTTCGGCTGTTTTGGCAGTCCTTTGCGGTTTCGCCCAGTTCGTTCAGACAAAAATGTTGACCCCTAAAACCCAGACTAAAAAAGGCAAGGCCGATTTTTCTACGATGATGCAAAAACAAATGCTTTATTTTTTTCCAATTTTTACAGTTTTTATCCTTTGGAACCTTCCCTCTGCCATTGCTCTTTACTGGCTGGTTACCTCCCTTTTCTCGATTTTCCAGCAATATTTAATCTTTAGACCCAACACTAAAACTTCACTTAATGCAGAGCAGAAGACATAAAATATGATTTCTCAAAAAGACTTAGAAAAAGCCAAAGAAATCACAGAAAAGTTTTTTCAGAAAATGACCATTCAGGTAGAAATTAAAGTAAAAGCCCAAAAAGAGCAAACTTTTTCGATTGATTTAGAAACAGAAAATCCTCAGATTTTAATT
The genomic region above belongs to Candidatus Nealsonbacteria bacterium and contains:
- a CDS encoding membrane protein insertase YidC, with protein sequence MDFIITFFNTFLYRPLFNLLVLLYQYLPGHDFGIAVIALTVLVRVVFYPLNLKAIKSQKLLQELQPKIQEIQRKFKNDKEKLTKATIELYQKGKVNPLSGCLPILIQFPILIALFWVFQKGLRVEEMVNLYSFVPNPGQIVPTFLGILNLAQPSAVLAVLCGFAQFVQTKMLTPKTQTKKGKADFSTMMQKQMLYFFPIFTVFILWNLPSAIALYWLVTSLFSIFQQYLIFRPNTKTSLNAEQKT